The proteins below are encoded in one region of Fervidicoccaceae archaeon:
- the rtcA gene encoding RNA 3'-terminal phosphate cyclase, whose translation MAQQQHSTHLEDPGTVLPRGVERMIHVDGSIGEGGGQILRTALALSAVSGKPIKIYNIRAKRSNPGLQRQHLMGVRAVAELSRARVRGAELGSTVLEFEPGGLRGGKIELDIGTAGSVTLVLQAVMPVLPFLPEPVEIIVRGGTDVPWSPTIDYVRFIVVPLLRFMGLELNVELLKRGHYPRGGGLVRYAVREPPGELRGLTLEERGRVFAVRGLSHAVLLPEHVARRQAFSAEEYLRSRLGGVDVDIRIEHAPSGALGPGSGITLWAECEKSLLGSDSLGQKSKRAELVGEEAATKLLEDLLTGAALDRYMSDMIIPLLALAKGVSVVRGARYTLHAQTNVEIVRILLGDEVEIRVEGEAERPFKLMVKGSSNIRRS comes from the coding sequence GTGGCCCAACAGCAGCACTCAACTCATCTCGAGGATCCTGGAACAGTTCTGCCGAGAGGAGTCGAAAGGATGATACACGTAGATGGTAGCATCGGCGAGGGGGGAGGTCAGATACTGAGAACCGCCCTCGCCCTCTCTGCCGTCTCGGGCAAACCTATCAAAATCTACAACATTAGGGCCAAGAGAAGCAATCCCGGCCTCCAGAGACAGCACTTAATGGGAGTCAGAGCCGTAGCCGAGCTTTCCCGAGCGCGAGTCCGAGGAGCCGAGCTCGGCAGCACCGTCCTCGAGTTCGAGCCGGGGGGGCTAAGAGGAGGGAAGATCGAACTCGACATAGGCACGGCAGGCAGCGTCACCTTAGTGCTTCAAGCAGTGATGCCGGTGCTGCCCTTCCTCCCCGAGCCGGTCGAAATCATCGTGAGAGGGGGCACCGATGTGCCATGGAGCCCGACGATAGATTATGTGAGGTTCATCGTCGTTCCCCTACTGCGCTTCATGGGCTTAGAGCTCAACGTCGAACTACTCAAGAGAGGACACTATCCACGCGGCGGCGGCCTCGTCAGGTACGCCGTGCGCGAGCCCCCCGGCGAGTTGAGAGGTCTTACGCTTGAGGAGCGCGGGAGGGTCTTTGCCGTGAGAGGCTTATCCCACGCCGTGCTGCTGCCAGAGCACGTCGCCAGGAGGCAGGCCTTCTCCGCGGAAGAATATCTGCGCTCGAGATTGGGGGGAGTGGATGTCGACATTCGAATCGAGCACGCCCCGAGCGGAGCGTTGGGTCCCGGTAGTGGGATCACTCTCTGGGCCGAGTGTGAGAAGAGCCTATTGGGCTCGGATTCGCTCGGCCAGAAGAGCAAGAGAGCGGAGCTGGTCGGAGAAGAAGCCGCCACGAAGCTTTTGGAGGATCTCCTCACAGGAGCCGCCCTCGATAGATACATGAGCGACATGATCATACCTCTCCTAGCACTAGCGAAGGGGGTGAGCGTCGTGAGAGGAGCCAGGTACACTCTCCACGCTCAGACCAATGTGGAGATTGTGAGGATCCTGCTCGGTGATGAAGTCGAGATCCGTGTAGAGGGCGAGGCTGAGAGACCCTTCAAATTGATGGTGAAAGGCTCGTCTAACATCAGAAGATCTTAG
- a CDS encoding GNAT family N-acetyltransferase — MALTGTGEKPFLEYEVDEVAKKLRILRTYVPPRMRGRGLARILLEEALSFARERGLSVEPLCSYALQYFVANREARDMLIEELRGLSDEELKRALNERRSWESSENRG; from the coding sequence GTGGCGCTAACCGGGACCGGAGAGAAGCCTTTCCTTGAGTACGAGGTCGATGAGGTCGCGAAGAAGTTGAGGATCCTGAGAACCTATGTGCCGCCCAGAATGCGAGGGAGGGGTCTGGCGAGGATCCTCCTCGAGGAGGCTCTCTCCTTCGCCCGCGAGAGGGGGCTCTCGGTCGAGCCTCTCTGTAGCTACGCGCTCCAATATTTCGTTGCAAATCGCGAGGCACGCGATATGTTGATTGAGGAGCTGAGGGGGCTCTCCGACGAGGAGTTGAAGAGGGCTCTAAATGAGAGAAGATCGTGGGAGAGCTCTGAGAACAGGGGCTGA
- a CDS encoding FKBP-type peptidyl-prolyl cis-trans isomerase yields the protein MPLGHREFVLVEYTARIKETGELVETTDPEEAKRSGKYEEDREYGPVLVVIGEGRMVRGFEEELTNMNEGEEKTFTVPPEKAFGLRDPNKIRVIPLREFKRSNVEVAPGKVVSIGGVPAVIRDISGGRVTVDFNHPLAGKSIEYRTKIVKRLLDDEEKIKYLLKRRFRPKNLEGFALKLDKESGVVEVTIPREEQGSPDIQLAKRALARDVFKYFEWAKKIVYVEILEKEQEPSNSRGAASGA from the coding sequence TTGCCGCTCGGCCATAGAGAATTCGTTTTGGTCGAGTACACGGCTAGGATAAAGGAGACGGGCGAGCTCGTCGAGACCACGGACCCGGAGGAGGCTAAGCGGAGTGGCAAATATGAAGAGGACAGAGAATACGGCCCGGTTCTCGTCGTAATCGGCGAGGGCAGAATGGTTCGAGGTTTCGAGGAAGAGCTCACGAACATGAACGAGGGCGAAGAGAAGACCTTTACGGTTCCACCGGAGAAGGCCTTCGGCCTCAGAGATCCCAACAAAATCAGAGTGATACCGCTGAGGGAGTTCAAAAGATCCAACGTCGAGGTCGCGCCGGGCAAGGTGGTGAGTATCGGTGGAGTCCCGGCGGTGATACGTGACATCAGTGGCGGAAGGGTCACGGTGGACTTCAACCACCCGCTCGCAGGCAAGAGCATAGAGTATAGAACGAAGATCGTGAAGAGGTTGCTCGATGACGAGGAAAAGATCAAGTACCTCCTGAAGAGGAGGTTCAGGCCGAAGAACCTCGAGGGGTTCGCGCTAAAACTCGATAAGGAATCGGGGGTCGTGGAAGTAACTATTCCGAGAGAGGAGCAAGGAAGCCCGGATATCCAGCTCGCGAAAAGGGCTCTCGCCCGCGATGTGTTCAAGTACTTCGAGTGGGCCAAGAAGATAGTCTATGTGGAGATCCTAGAGAAAGAGCAGGAGCCCTCGAACTCGAGAGGCGCGGCTAGCGGGGCCTAA
- a CDS encoding chromatin protein Cren7, with amino-acid sequence MTTLKVKVKDKTTGKIVELEPLKVWSLGPRGKRSVKIGLFRSPDTGMYFRARVPDDYPTG; translated from the coding sequence GTGACGACGTTGAAGGTCAAAGTCAAAGATAAGACCACCGGGAAGATTGTTGAATTAGAGCCCCTCAAGGTGTGGTCGCTCGGTCCCCGAGGCAAGAGGTCCGTCAAGATAGGGCTCTTTCGGAGTCCCGATACCGGCATGTACTTCAGAGCTAGGGTGCCAGATGACTACCCAACCGGGTGA
- the tgtA gene encoding tRNA guanosine(15) transglycosylase TgtA, protein MKERCLAGRVGELRTRRGTIETPYLFPVIDMARQEVSLAELMAVGFQAVTINAYLLLKRGHRGSIHELLGTHELVVMTDSGAYQLLEYGSIDVDNETIVEFQKEIDSDIAVILDVPTGDSYDRDWALYTVEETLRRAQSVANKLDRDKRLWVLPVQGGLHLDLVEKSAAESAKLDFDLYALGSPTRMLEKYRYDLVIDMVAASRKHIPPAKPLHLFGAGHPMMIPFAVAMGVDLFDSSSYILFARDGRYVTSSGTRRLEQLSCLPCCCPVCSKLDVTELLELEPSERTRLLATHNLYAIQLVLRETKQAIKEGRLWELLEEYSRKHPSLRRALGLIARKHANYLEKLDPRYNSGARAPLIYSTLSLTNPRISRALKYVRKQYTPPRTVKRLIMLPRFRRDEESITEEDHVVYYDELLGIIPSELSRTYPLGHAVTPGLNEKGPSPRLIKAILSYLRRHGESYPDSKTVVLCAEWRASSSRLAEFVSKSGVKVEWASCFAPISEKALEYSERLPDNFSALNSLDNRDLSRLA, encoded by the coding sequence GTGAAAGAAAGATGTCTAGCTGGCAGGGTGGGTGAGCTCAGAACACGCAGAGGTACCATAGAGACGCCCTACCTATTCCCTGTCATAGATATGGCTCGTCAAGAGGTGAGCCTCGCCGAACTGATGGCGGTCGGCTTTCAGGCTGTGACTATCAACGCTTATTTGCTCCTCAAGCGGGGGCACCGCGGCTCAATTCACGAACTACTCGGCACGCACGAGCTCGTAGTCATGACGGATTCCGGAGCATATCAACTCCTAGAGTACGGTTCCATAGATGTAGACAACGAAACCATAGTGGAGTTCCAAAAGGAGATAGACAGCGATATAGCCGTAATACTCGACGTGCCGACGGGCGACTCCTACGATAGAGACTGGGCACTCTATACCGTGGAAGAGACACTGCGGAGGGCCCAATCCGTCGCAAACAAGCTTGATCGCGATAAGAGACTCTGGGTCCTACCGGTGCAAGGGGGCCTGCACTTAGACCTCGTTGAGAAGAGCGCCGCGGAGAGCGCTAAGCTCGACTTCGATTTGTACGCGCTCGGCAGCCCCACGCGTATGTTAGAGAAGTACAGATACGATCTCGTGATTGATATGGTAGCGGCCTCGAGAAAGCACATCCCCCCTGCTAAGCCTCTACATCTCTTCGGAGCGGGTCATCCTATGATGATTCCTTTCGCGGTGGCTATGGGGGTTGACCTCTTCGACTCCTCCTCGTACATCCTCTTCGCTCGCGATGGCAGATACGTGACGAGCTCTGGAACCAGACGTCTTGAGCAATTGAGCTGCCTCCCCTGCTGTTGCCCCGTGTGCTCCAAGTTGGACGTGACCGAGCTGCTCGAGCTGGAACCGTCCGAGAGAACCAGGCTCCTCGCCACCCACAACCTCTACGCGATACAATTGGTCCTCCGAGAGACGAAGCAGGCGATAAAAGAGGGTAGGCTATGGGAGCTCCTCGAGGAGTACTCGCGTAAGCACCCCTCGCTTCGCAGAGCGTTAGGGCTCATCGCTAGGAAACACGCTAATTACCTCGAGAAACTCGACCCGCGCTACAACTCAGGAGCGAGAGCACCTCTGATCTACTCGACGCTATCGCTGACGAATCCCAGGATATCTCGAGCACTCAAATACGTTAGAAAACAATATACTCCGCCGCGTACCGTGAAGCGCCTTATCATGCTCCCGAGGTTTCGGAGAGACGAGGAGAGCATCACCGAGGAGGACCACGTCGTCTACTACGATGAGCTATTGGGCATAATACCATCGGAGCTCTCGCGAACTTATCCTCTCGGTCACGCCGTAACACCAGGCCTCAACGAGAAAGGCCCCTCGCCGCGTCTGATAAAAGCTATTTTATCGTATCTACGCAGGCACGGCGAGTCTTATCCGGATTCTAAGACCGTCGTGCTCTGTGCTGAGTGGCGAGCTAGCAGCTCCCGCTTGGCAGAGTTCGTTAGCAAAAGCGGCGTGAAGGTCGAGTGGGCCTCGTGCTTTGCCCCTATCTCAGAGAAGGCTCTTGAGTATTCGGAAAGGCTCCCGGACAACTTCAGCGCTCTTAACTCTCTCGATAATAGGGACCTTAGTCGTTTAGCGTGA
- a CDS encoding DUF357 domain-containing protein yields MSELGGGAQFGLEERVSTYAASVERALKLLETQLAQLSSEEKAVVELARLYLEDAKYYWGLGDLATALAAVSYAEGLIDALARLGRISIEWRRAAVPRVVVAGTFDLLHPGHVWLLRKASEIGEVHVIVARDSSVRKFKGRDPIVPEDSRLYIIENLKPVRRAHLGDPEDYLKRVVELKPDVVLLGPDQWPREPELEAELRARGLRDVRIVRVSERLETTWPNSSTQLISRILEQFCREESKG; encoded by the coding sequence ATGAGTGAGCTCGGAGGCGGCGCTCAGTTTGGACTCGAAGAGCGGGTCTCGACTTACGCAGCATCGGTCGAGAGAGCGCTCAAGCTCCTCGAGACTCAACTAGCTCAACTTAGCTCGGAGGAGAAGGCCGTCGTAGAGTTAGCGCGTCTATACCTCGAGGACGCGAAGTATTATTGGGGCTTGGGGGATCTCGCGACGGCCCTCGCAGCCGTCTCGTACGCCGAGGGCCTGATCGACGCACTAGCGCGTTTGGGCAGGATCTCGATCGAGTGGAGGAGAGCAGCCGTTCCGAGGGTTGTCGTGGCGGGCACGTTCGACCTCCTACACCCTGGCCACGTATGGTTGCTCCGTAAGGCGTCCGAGATAGGCGAAGTCCACGTCATAGTGGCGAGGGACTCGAGCGTCAGAAAGTTCAAAGGGAGGGATCCCATCGTCCCCGAGGACTCTAGGCTCTACATTATTGAGAACCTGAAGCCCGTGAGGAGAGCTCATCTAGGCGATCCTGAGGACTACCTTAAGCGCGTGGTTGAGCTCAAACCAGATGTGGTGCTCCTCGGCCCGGACCAGTGGCCGCGCGAGCCCGAGCTGGAGGCTGAGCTCAGAGCCCGGGGTCTCAGGGACGTGAGGATCGTTAGGGTGAGCGAGAGACTTGAAACGACGTGGCCCAACAGCAGCACTCAACTCATCTCGAGGATCCTGGAACAGTTCTGCCGAGAGGAGTCGAAAGGATGA
- a CDS encoding nicotinamide-nucleotide adenylyltransferase has product MRVYERAVFPGRFQPPHLGHLYALRWSLNLAEEIVVVVGSAEKSHTLTNPMTAGERILALRESIKEEGLPLERFIIIPVPDIQYNSLWVSYLETLIPRFHCAISGNPLVKRLFSEKGYPVHEPPFYMREQMSGVRIRKMMIEGGKWDDLVPRAVARIIREAGIIERMKQLLSTDEPPTSKIF; this is encoded by the coding sequence ATGAGAGTCTACGAACGAGCAGTGTTTCCCGGGAGGTTCCAACCACCCCACCTCGGCCACCTCTACGCTCTCAGGTGGTCGCTCAATTTGGCCGAGGAGATCGTAGTAGTGGTGGGCAGTGCGGAGAAGAGTCACACGCTGACCAACCCAATGACGGCTGGTGAGAGGATCCTCGCTCTCAGAGAGTCCATTAAAGAGGAGGGACTACCATTGGAGAGATTCATCATAATCCCAGTACCGGACATACAATATAATAGCCTATGGGTGAGCTATCTCGAGACGCTGATCCCCAGGTTCCACTGCGCTATCTCCGGAAACCCTCTCGTCAAGAGACTGTTTTCCGAGAAAGGTTACCCCGTCCACGAGCCCCCTTTTTATATGAGAGAGCAGATGAGTGGGGTCCGTATAAGGAAGATGATGATCGAGGGCGGGAAGTGGGATGACCTCGTGCCGAGAGCCGTCGCTAGAATAATCAGGGAGGCGGGGATAATAGAGCGTATGAAGCAGCTACTGAGTACAGACGAGCCACCAACTTCTAAGATCTTCTGA
- the dph5 gene encoding diphthine synthase, translated as MRKPVIYFIGAGLAPSHVTLEALSALSSVDLILVETYTSFVDWDLTALIKRIAPFAEVVPVSRKLLEENSEEVIKEAIERGALAVVSPGDPFVATTHTALRLEAAKRGVKAIYVPGTSALHYAFSAACLSIYKLGGCATVVYPKWGILSESAYLLVQMNRERGRHTFLFLDLDEELGPMDPSQALRLLLEAQRRLGGSALSPSEKIVVLQRLGLPRERIYYVTIESALSREWRDPPYSIIILGQLHPVESECLEVVSRDE; from the coding sequence TTGAGAAAGCCGGTCATATACTTCATTGGCGCAGGCCTGGCGCCTTCTCACGTGACTCTCGAGGCTCTAAGCGCGTTATCATCGGTAGACCTCATTCTCGTCGAGACGTACACGAGCTTCGTGGATTGGGACCTAACAGCTCTGATTAAGCGAATCGCGCCGTTCGCCGAAGTGGTCCCAGTCTCGAGAAAGCTGCTCGAGGAGAATAGCGAGGAAGTAATTAAGGAGGCCATTGAGAGGGGGGCCCTCGCGGTGGTCTCTCCCGGGGACCCATTCGTAGCCACCACACACACTGCACTCAGGTTAGAGGCTGCGAAGCGCGGCGTGAAGGCGATCTACGTGCCTGGCACGAGCGCGCTCCACTACGCTTTCTCGGCAGCTTGCTTATCGATCTACAAGCTCGGGGGCTGCGCGACCGTCGTTTATCCGAAGTGGGGGATCCTCAGCGAGAGTGCCTACCTGCTTGTACAGATGAATAGGGAGAGGGGGCGCCACACGTTCCTCTTTCTCGACTTGGACGAGGAGCTCGGTCCCATGGATCCGAGCCAAGCTCTGCGCCTTCTCCTCGAGGCGCAGAGGAGGCTCGGAGGGTCCGCGTTGAGCCCCTCGGAGAAGATCGTCGTGTTGCAGAGGCTGGGTCTGCCTCGGGAGAGAATATACTATGTGACGATCGAGAGCGCGTTAAGTAGGGAGTGGAGAGATCCGCCCTACTCCATTATTATTCTTGGCCAGCTCCACCCGGTTGAGAGTGAGTGCCTGGAGGTAGTCTCGCGAGATGAGTGA
- a CDS encoding DNA topoisomerase VI subunit B gives MRTSSPETFKQLSPSEFFYRNKEIAGFTSPARALYQTVRELLENALDATEAHGIHPEIIVSILREDPSNLNHITVEVEDNGIGLPPQVIPDAFGRVLYSSKYKYKQSRGMYGLGAKMAILYGQLTTGKPFEVYSSTPRSKNIYYFKLLIDVKKNEPIVLERGVWEKRSNWHGTIARLTIEGEWNRRTREQVLVYVKRTAIVTPYADITLLMPALDSEERGVNDVEVHRFPRVTELMPKPPRESKPHPMGVDLEMLKLMLAETRSRTLTSFLTREFQRIGEKKAGEILRSAGLEPDRDPKSLTRDELKNLYKALRAESYISPTSDSLSPIGPEIIEVGLRSAFEPEFVAVITRKPKSYGGHPFVVEGGIAYGGKLLERLDKVALESLRGQRGPLVVLLRYANKIPLLHDERADVAWTVVDPEKFPWRATYKLNENDVVVVLIHIASTKVPYKGVGKESIAQVEPIEQEVRVLVQELARRLRDFLSSKRRESEAMERLATFLKYIPEVSRSLALIASDGSRENGERLAKALEEKLKSLAYEIVGLKKKDDVMRGERA, from the coding sequence GTGAGGACCTCGAGCCCCGAGACCTTCAAACAGCTCAGTCCCTCGGAGTTCTTCTATAGGAACAAAGAAATAGCGGGCTTCACGAGCCCGGCGCGAGCACTTTATCAGACCGTGAGGGAGCTCTTAGAAAATGCGCTCGATGCCACCGAGGCGCACGGCATACACCCTGAAATAATCGTGAGCATTTTGAGGGAGGATCCGAGCAACCTCAATCACATCACGGTTGAGGTGGAAGACAACGGGATAGGCTTGCCGCCTCAGGTAATCCCCGATGCATTCGGGAGAGTCCTCTATTCATCTAAGTACAAGTACAAGCAGAGCCGCGGCATGTACGGGCTCGGAGCCAAGATGGCCATATTATATGGTCAACTGACCACCGGGAAGCCCTTTGAGGTCTACAGCAGCACGCCGCGCTCCAAAAACATATACTACTTCAAGCTCTTGATAGACGTCAAGAAGAACGAGCCCATAGTGCTAGAGCGCGGAGTGTGGGAGAAGCGGTCGAACTGGCACGGGACCATAGCTAGGTTGACAATAGAGGGCGAGTGGAATAGAAGAACGCGCGAGCAGGTGTTAGTCTACGTCAAGAGGACGGCTATAGTAACGCCCTACGCCGACATAACGTTGTTGATGCCAGCCCTAGACTCAGAGGAGCGAGGAGTCAATGACGTCGAAGTTCACAGATTCCCGAGGGTCACCGAGCTCATGCCCAAGCCCCCCAGAGAGAGTAAGCCTCATCCAATGGGCGTAGACCTCGAAATGCTAAAGCTCATGTTGGCGGAGACGCGCTCGAGAACGCTGACGAGCTTCTTGACGCGCGAATTCCAGCGCATTGGCGAGAAGAAAGCAGGCGAGATCCTGAGAAGCGCGGGGCTCGAGCCCGATAGAGACCCGAAGAGCCTCACGCGCGACGAACTGAAGAATCTATACAAGGCTCTCAGGGCAGAGAGCTACATATCGCCAACGAGCGACTCGCTCTCGCCCATAGGTCCCGAGATAATCGAAGTCGGACTCCGAAGCGCGTTCGAGCCCGAGTTCGTAGCGGTAATCACGAGAAAGCCGAAGTCGTACGGAGGTCACCCCTTCGTAGTCGAGGGCGGCATAGCGTACGGCGGCAAGCTCCTGGAAAGGTTAGATAAAGTAGCACTCGAGAGCCTTAGAGGTCAACGGGGCCCCCTCGTAGTGTTGCTAAGATACGCCAACAAGATACCGCTCCTTCACGATGAGAGAGCAGATGTAGCCTGGACCGTGGTTGACCCCGAGAAGTTCCCTTGGAGAGCAACATACAAGCTCAACGAGAACGACGTTGTTGTCGTGTTGATCCACATAGCCTCAACCAAGGTGCCGTACAAGGGAGTCGGGAAGGAGAGCATCGCGCAGGTAGAGCCGATAGAGCAGGAGGTTAGAGTGCTCGTGCAAGAGCTGGCGAGGAGATTACGCGACTTCTTAAGCTCTAAGAGGAGAGAGTCTGAGGCGATGGAGAGGCTGGCCACCTTTCTAAAGTACATCCCGGAGGTCAGCCGCTCGCTAGCGCTCATAGCAAGCGACGGTTCGCGGGAGAACGGTGAGAGGCTCGCTAAGGCGCTCGAGGAGAAGTTGAAGAGTCTTGCCTACGAAATCGTTGGCCTCAAGAAGAAAGATGATGTGATGCGAGGCGAGAGGGCTTGA
- a CDS encoding RsmB/NOP family class I SAM-dependent RNA methyltransferase, which yields MASERGYPPYMVERYLRLLGSSTEVAEFLESVERGIPKTIRCNTLAIDDCAELKERLERRGVTLEKIRWLPHGYRVLSGVDVIGRLEEHIYGLYYIQGPGSMAASYVLDPRRNSLVADLAAAPGGKTTHLAQLMENTGAILSVDKSRARIRALISNVQRMRATNVVVLLENMLKLRGLDGLFDKVLLDAPCSGEGLLPVKEERRYVRTLLDLAKMSSLQVRMLEKAVELARDGGHVLYATCSIGIEENELVIHHVLERREDLEVLDSRLNGVGEAGVTEYGRARLRDELRRCSRLYPHIHSTEGFFLCLLRKRS from the coding sequence ATGGCTAGTGAGCGCGGTTATCCTCCCTACATGGTGGAGCGGTATCTCCGTCTCTTAGGATCTTCGACCGAAGTGGCCGAGTTCCTGGAAAGCGTCGAGAGAGGAATTCCCAAAACCATAAGGTGCAATACGCTGGCCATCGACGATTGCGCTGAACTCAAGGAGAGGCTCGAAAGGCGCGGCGTGACGCTCGAAAAGATACGTTGGCTTCCTCATGGCTATCGCGTGCTCTCGGGGGTCGACGTCATTGGTCGCCTCGAGGAACACATCTACGGCCTCTATTACATACAGGGACCCGGCAGTATGGCTGCTTCGTACGTCCTAGACCCGAGGAGAAACTCTCTGGTCGCGGACTTGGCTGCCGCTCCCGGAGGAAAGACCACACACTTGGCGCAGCTCATGGAGAACACCGGAGCGATTCTGAGCGTCGATAAGAGCAGAGCTAGGATCCGCGCTCTGATTTCCAACGTGCAGAGAATGAGGGCGACGAACGTGGTCGTACTACTTGAAAATATGTTGAAACTGAGGGGACTAGATGGTCTATTCGATAAAGTGCTCCTAGATGCTCCGTGCAGCGGCGAGGGCCTGCTCCCAGTCAAAGAGGAGAGGAGGTACGTGAGGACCTTGTTGGACCTGGCTAAGATGTCATCGTTACAGGTCAGAATGTTAGAAAAGGCCGTTGAGCTAGCTCGCGATGGAGGTCACGTGCTCTACGCGACTTGTAGCATAGGCATAGAAGAGAACGAGCTAGTGATCCATCACGTTCTCGAGCGAAGAGAGGACCTCGAGGTTCTAGACAGTAGGCTGAACGGCGTCGGTGAAGCCGGGGTGACCGAATACGGAAGAGCGAGACTGCGAGACGAGCTACGGAGATGCTCTAGGCTTTACCCTCACATACACTCAACGGAGGGGTTCTTTCTTTGCCTCCTGAGAAAGAGATCGTGA
- a CDS encoding DNA topoisomerase IV subunit A → MTSYPDFQDSADLSARRESITILRETFTKLVAMIERGDEPRLVLPKRTLDNTVYDKRRKLLLLGDKKITRRLLDEGETRRFMQTVLIASIIYEALINNEYPTIRDLFYRGKHTIPPVLANDEPVNTWDEQKESDTVLCDIEVLTGKLREEMLILSKEKGKVVGNMRLRSGGDVIDLSKMGHGAYAIEPTPDLIEFLDYDAEYVLVVEKDAVFQQLHRIGYWRKHKCLLLTSAGQPDRATRRFVRRLNEELKLPVYVLTDSDPYGFYIYSVFKIGSITLSYESERLATPSARFLGVMMSDVFGDDPPLEEVSSEETEDADKVGIKRELKERYVEALRKFGYKWRLAKKPYLSSEERKRFIIKATHRDVARAIELVGYDVAKALLGKEPKIRSGKGGEKVKRSPGYPWFKDPKWIKEIGIFLLTRSKLEIEAVVSKGLKFLTEEYLPRKIETKDWLE, encoded by the coding sequence TTGACCTCGTATCCCGACTTCCAAGACAGCGCAGACCTCTCGGCTCGCAGAGAATCGATCACGATCCTTAGGGAGACCTTTACGAAGCTCGTTGCCATGATCGAGCGAGGCGACGAGCCTCGGCTCGTGTTACCGAAGAGAACCCTAGACAACACGGTCTACGACAAGAGGAGGAAGCTCCTGCTCTTGGGAGACAAGAAGATCACGCGAAGGCTCCTAGACGAGGGCGAGACGCGAAGATTCATGCAGACCGTTTTGATCGCCAGCATAATCTACGAGGCGTTGATCAACAACGAATACCCCACGATAAGGGACCTATTCTATCGAGGGAAGCACACGATCCCACCTGTGCTCGCCAACGACGAGCCCGTCAATACGTGGGACGAACAGAAAGAGAGCGACACAGTTCTATGCGACATAGAAGTCCTTACTGGGAAGCTCCGCGAAGAGATGCTCATTCTCAGCAAGGAGAAGGGCAAGGTCGTTGGCAACATGCGCTTGAGGAGCGGAGGCGACGTAATCGATCTAAGCAAAATGGGCCACGGCGCCTACGCTATAGAGCCCACGCCCGACCTCATAGAATTCTTAGACTACGATGCCGAGTACGTCCTCGTGGTGGAAAAAGACGCGGTGTTCCAACAGCTCCATAGGATAGGCTATTGGCGCAAACATAAATGCCTCCTTCTCACGAGCGCCGGACAGCCCGATAGAGCCACGAGGAGGTTCGTCAGAAGGCTCAACGAGGAGCTCAAGCTCCCGGTCTACGTGCTGACAGATTCGGACCCTTACGGTTTCTACATATACAGTGTCTTCAAGATAGGTTCCATAACGCTCAGCTACGAGAGCGAAAGACTCGCGACGCCTTCGGCAAGGTTCTTAGGAGTCATGATGAGCGACGTCTTTGGCGACGACCCTCCCCTCGAAGAGGTAAGCTCGGAAGAGACGGAAGACGCGGACAAGGTCGGCATTAAGCGCGAGCTGAAGGAGCGCTACGTTGAGGCATTGAGAAAATTCGGCTACAAGTGGAGACTCGCGAAGAAGCCCTATCTAAGCTCCGAAGAGAGGAAGAGGTTCATCATTAAAGCGACGCATAGAGACGTCGCTAGAGCCATCGAGCTCGTGGGCTACGACGTCGCGAAGGCGCTGCTGGGGAAAGAGCCTAAGATCAGGTCGGGGAAAGGTGGCGAGAAAGTCAAGAGATCGCCGGGTTATCCGTGGTTCAAGGACCCGAAGTGGATCAAAGAGATCGGGATCTTCTTGCTGACCCGTTCCAAGTTGGAGATAGAAGCGGTGGTCAGCAAAGGGCTCAAATTCCTGACAGAGGAATACTTACCGAGGAAAATCGAAACTAAAGATTGGCTGGAGTAA
- a CDS encoding Lsm family RNA-binding protein, whose amino-acid sequence MSVSSATRRFMSELNALLDKEVSVRLKDGTVIRGKLYGFDTNTFNVLLKDATDSVNTFPTMFLFHDSIISISALEAPLFDPEEFASIVASKLNLREADMRVIPEAGMVVILNSVKVTEKGVEGSGPLAHKIYSIYTEYLESKKKKS is encoded by the coding sequence GTGAGCGTCTCAAGCGCGACCAGAAGATTCATGAGCGAGCTCAACGCTCTACTCGATAAAGAAGTGAGCGTGAGATTGAAAGACGGTACGGTGATTCGAGGAAAGCTCTACGGCTTCGACACGAACACATTTAATGTTCTCTTGAAGGACGCCACAGACTCCGTTAACACTTTCCCTACCATGTTTCTCTTTCACGATAGTATAATATCGATTTCGGCTCTAGAGGCTCCTCTCTTCGACCCCGAGGAATTTGCCAGCATAGTCGCTAGCAAGCTGAACCTCCGCGAGGCCGATATGCGAGTCATACCTGAGGCCGGCATGGTGGTAATACTCAACAGCGTGAAAGTAACGGAGAAAGGGGTAGAGGGGAGCGGCCCTTTGGCCCACAAAATATATAGCATTTACACCGAGTACTTGGAATCCAAGAAAAAGAAAAGTTGA